A single region of the Gilliamella apis genome encodes:
- a CDS encoding ABC transporter permease — protein sequence MENRRLILDFWHRFKDAFNDEIPDIFKRFTFHWLMWILPLIIFVIISSIFYRGVLFDLPVGYVDQDKSTLSREIVRDLNAGAHANLFNYDNQLESAERDLEKAKIYAILYIPPNFEADVLAGRQPTPMLYYNALYYSAGLYSIMDYSGLIASLNTQYRTTMATSIGLPVPKLAQVNFNYDGLFNASGNSMYFQQFSAVVHLLQLFVVTTTIYILSRLPKRTRPNYPFVLGKLAPYTIWYTMLLMFEIAMLVLFSDARVSGSPFAMMLVVFFYVIAAQSIGILLYSFTKNVLDAYTYIGVLVGLALTYSGVVVPELSMPWIARFISSLEPLTYALNKLFDLFLRHSSYISVLKTCAILMIYPIIITVLVRKRLVKRLHSQ from the coding sequence TTAAAGACGCATTTAACGATGAAATCCCAGATATATTTAAGCGCTTTACTTTCCACTGGTTAATGTGGATTTTACCGCTGATTATCTTTGTGATCATCAGTAGTATCTTTTACCGAGGTGTGTTATTTGATCTGCCAGTAGGCTATGTCGATCAAGATAAAAGTACTTTATCTCGTGAAATTGTTCGCGATCTTAATGCGGGTGCGCATGCAAATTTATTCAATTATGATAATCAGCTTGAGAGCGCAGAACGCGATTTAGAAAAAGCAAAAATCTACGCTATTTTGTATATTCCACCTAATTTTGAAGCTGATGTGTTAGCGGGTCGTCAACCAACGCCGATGCTCTATTATAATGCTTTATACTATAGTGCTGGCCTCTATTCTATAATGGATTATTCAGGTTTAATAGCCTCATTAAACACTCAATATCGTACCACAATGGCAACAAGTATTGGTTTGCCGGTACCGAAACTTGCACAAGTTAATTTCAATTATGATGGGCTATTTAATGCCAGTGGTAACTCAATGTACTTTCAGCAGTTTTCTGCAGTTGTACATTTATTACAATTATTTGTTGTAACAACAACTATTTATATTTTATCTCGCTTGCCTAAGCGAACTCGGCCTAATTATCCGTTTGTTTTGGGTAAATTAGCACCTTATACCATTTGGTATACTATGTTGTTAATGTTTGAAATAGCAATGTTAGTGTTATTTTCTGATGCTAGGGTATCAGGTTCTCCATTCGCCATGATGCTAGTGGTGTTTTTTTATGTAATTGCAGCACAAAGTATCGGTATTTTACTTTATTCGTTTACCAAAAATGTATTAGATGCTTATACCTATATTGGGGTGTTAGTTGGATTGGCATTAACTTATTCGGGGGTAGTTGTGCCAGAATTGTCAATGCCATGGATAGCGAGATTTATTTCGTCCCTTGAACCTTTAACCTATGCGCTTAATAAATTATTCGATCTATTTTTACGGCATTCTAGCTATATATCGGTATTGAAAACCTGCGCTATTTTAATGATCTATCCAATAATTATTACAGTATTAGTAAGAAAACGTTTAGTCAAACGTTTACATTCACAGTAA
- a CDS encoding ABC transporter permease, with protein MLKLFLSSAVKMFFYMLMRPMWLLLLVSVSLMSLVYVNGTITNLPVAIVDQDHTTTSRSLIRSLNTSSKIDVLTYENSLQAYDDINSRKLFAVFTIPRDFEKRLLNGEDVTIPAYGDASSRLANGLIQVDIRGIYQQILTEYNTRVMRNSGFSDPQINIILSPIKGQTMPLYNAGISFAAITFPGLLVMLLQHTFLIATTRTNLTLHSLPQGKPPKIVIFGSLCGLIPIWLFLSLVLFGLWPWVLGYRQLASIPAILVMTFPLLLGVLGLSKLLTECLHRTEMIYLTLAFLTTPVFYLSGTIWPLDAMPLWVQTVSRMLPSTWATNMIAGVNQMGLGLSDNLFNIFMILFLGAIYGSLGFFIAALREGKIRGYIRKIKKFMHSNNKKIDNKPSIS; from the coding sequence ATGCTTAAGCTATTTCTATCTTCAGCAGTAAAAATGTTTTTTTATATGCTAATGCGACCAATGTGGCTGTTGCTATTAGTATCTGTCTCGTTAATGAGTTTAGTCTATGTGAATGGTACCATCACCAATTTGCCGGTTGCGATTGTTGATCAAGATCATACTACCACCAGTCGAAGTCTGATTCGTTCTTTAAATACCAGTTCCAAAATTGATGTGCTTACTTATGAAAATTCATTGCAAGCCTATGATGATATTAACAGCCGTAAGTTATTTGCGGTGTTCACCATTCCGCGGGATTTTGAAAAGCGACTATTGAATGGTGAAGATGTAACAATCCCTGCTTATGGTGATGCCTCCAGCCGTTTAGCAAATGGTCTGATACAGGTGGATATTAGAGGAATATATCAACAAATATTGACCGAATATAATACCCGTGTGATGCGGAATAGTGGTTTTTCTGATCCACAAATTAATATCATATTATCACCAATTAAAGGGCAAACTATGCCGCTTTATAATGCTGGTATCAGTTTTGCAGCGATAACGTTTCCTGGCTTGTTAGTCATGTTATTGCAACATACCTTTTTAATAGCAACAACACGAACTAATCTAACTTTGCATTCACTGCCACAAGGAAAACCACCAAAAATTGTCATATTTGGTAGCTTGTGTGGTCTTATTCCGATATGGCTATTTTTGTCTTTAGTCCTATTTGGATTATGGCCATGGGTGCTTGGTTATCGGCAATTAGCTAGCATTCCAGCTATTTTGGTGATGACATTTCCGCTATTATTAGGCGTATTAGGCTTAAGTAAATTACTGACTGAATGTTTACATCGAACCGAGATGATTTACTTAACTTTAGCTTTTTTGACAACACCGGTATTTTATCTATCCGGTACCATATGGCCACTTGATGCCATGCCGTTATGGGTACAAACGGTATCACGGATGTTACCATCAACTTGGGCAACCAATATGATTGCTGGAGTAAATCAGATGGGATTAGGTTTGTCAGATAATTTATTTAATATCTTTATGATTCTATTTCTTGGTGCAATTTATGGTTCGTTAGGCTTTTTTATTGCAGCATTGCGAGAGGGTAAAATCAGAGGATACATCAGAAAAATAAAGAAATTTATGCATTCCAATAATAAAAAAATTGATAATAAACCATCTATTAGTTAG
- a CDS encoding 1,4-dihydroxy-2-naphthoate polyprenyltransferase, translated as MANKCYPWIISLRPKTLALSFSAILLGNALAYWQHSFDLIIMLLAMITAALLQILSNLANDYGDAVKGGDKHNLIGHQRGLQLGLITLNQLKIAIWITIILCVCSGLTLLWLACNNAYQLLIFILLGLSSIIAAITYTVGKKPYGYIGLGDLSVLIFFGLVGVMGSYYLQTKTLSASIVFPAIASGLLAVGVLNINNLRDYESDKRHHKRTLIVLIGKTYGCCYQLVLLIVSLCFFGLFAYQQLHTYCSGIFLLTLPLYLKHMYMVFKFNTNKDAVPLLVQMVKLALLTNLLYCLGIILS; from the coding sequence ATGGCCAATAAATGTTATCCATGGATTATTAGTTTACGTCCGAAAACATTAGCTTTATCGTTTTCTGCTATTTTGTTGGGCAATGCGCTTGCCTATTGGCAACATTCTTTTGATCTAATTATTATGTTGTTAGCAATGATTACTGCAGCGTTGTTACAAATTTTATCAAATTTAGCCAACGATTATGGTGATGCGGTTAAAGGTGGCGATAAACACAATTTAATCGGCCATCAACGTGGTTTACAGCTAGGTCTAATCACTCTTAATCAGTTAAAAATAGCTATCTGGATCACCATTATATTGTGTGTTTGCTCTGGATTGACTCTACTTTGGTTAGCCTGTAATAACGCTTATCAATTATTAATTTTTATCTTATTAGGTTTATCTTCAATCATCGCAGCAATTACTTATACCGTTGGTAAAAAACCTTATGGCTATATTGGCTTAGGTGATCTATCGGTGTTAATCTTCTTTGGCTTAGTTGGTGTGATGGGCAGTTATTATTTACAGACTAAAACTTTATCGGCATCAATCGTTTTTCCTGCAATAGCTAGTGGTTTGTTGGCAGTGGGAGTGCTGAATATTAATAATTTGCGTGATTATGAAAGTGATAAACGACATCATAAACGGACTTTGATTGTGCTGATTGGTAAAACTTATGGTTGTTGTTATCAGTTAGTTTTGTTAATTGTATCATTATGTTTCTTTGGTTTATTTGCTTATCAACAGTTACACACTTATTGCAGTGGTATCTTTTTATTAACACTGCCGTTGTATCTTAAACATATGTACATGGTGTTTAAATTTAATACGAATAAAGACGCTGTGCCACTATTAGTACAAATGGTCAAACTTGCTTTATTGACTAATTTACTTTATTGTTTAGGTATTATTTTGAGCTAG
- the rraA gene encoding ribonuclease E activity regulator RraA: protein MEFDTSILCDYYPEDVNVVEPIFSNFGGVASFSGQVVTVKCFEDNGILYEVLQSNGAGKVLVIDGGGSVRRALIDAELIDIALQNQWEGIIVYGAVRQVDYLADAEIGIQALAAIPVGAEDQGVGEVDIRVNFGGVTFFSGDFVYADNTGIILSEIALEVDDK from the coding sequence ATGGAATTTGATACATCAATTCTTTGCGATTACTACCCAGAAGATGTGAACGTTGTCGAACCGATATTTAGTAACTTTGGTGGTGTGGCTTCATTTTCTGGCCAAGTTGTCACCGTTAAATGTTTTGAAGATAACGGCATTTTGTACGAAGTGTTACAATCCAATGGTGCAGGGAAAGTATTGGTTATTGATGGCGGTGGTTCGGTGCGTCGAGCATTGATAGATGCCGAATTGATTGATATTGCCCTACAAAACCAATGGGAAGGCATTATTGTTTATGGTGCAGTGCGCCAAGTAGATTATCTTGCTGATGCTGAAATTGGTATTCAAGCACTAGCTGCAATTCCTGTTGGTGCAGAAGATCAAGGTGTTGGCGAAGTTGATATTCGTGTCAATTTTGGCGGTGTAACTTTCTTCTCGGGTGATTTTGTTTATGCTGATAATACTGGCATTATCTTATCTGAAATTGCACTTGAAGTAGACGATAAATAA
- the dprA gene encoding DNA-processing protein DprA, translating into MSKYEFLLRISMLGHKRIRYFEKIGLYFSAGLPNKINNVPLLLEKIGVCKTLQSRFFAISYLHFEPILDWLATANPAKHLIAYCDSDYPTLLKQISSPPLLLFVMGNKQLLHSPQIAMVGSREFSEYGAQWGRYFASELAINGLTVTSGLALGLDAICHRGALEVSGNTIAVLGSGLAEITPRANLRLANDILAQNGALISEFSPFEKARAVYFPRRNRIISGLSLGTFVLEASEQSGSLITARYALEQNRDVFALPGDIDNPNSHGSHYLIQQGAYLVTKPTDILEHYSGFLSSLNRQNNHENKEGNTVLYPEIFAVIHHQPIAVDTIATLVDLPIPELTIKLLDMEIAGLIITVTGGYIRNRTI; encoded by the coding sequence ATGAGTAAATATGAATTTTTATTGCGAATTTCAATGCTTGGCCATAAAAGAATAAGATATTTTGAAAAAATAGGTCTATATTTTAGTGCTGGTCTACCTAATAAAATAAATAATGTACCACTATTATTGGAAAAGATAGGCGTTTGTAAAACTCTTCAAAGTCGTTTTTTTGCCATTTCCTATCTTCATTTTGAACCCATCCTTGATTGGTTAGCTACTGCTAACCCAGCTAAACATTTGATTGCTTATTGTGACTCAGATTATCCAACATTACTTAAACAAATCAGTTCACCACCGTTATTGCTATTTGTTATGGGTAATAAACAACTATTACACTCTCCACAAATTGCAATGGTGGGTAGTCGTGAATTTAGTGAATATGGCGCACAGTGGGGGCGCTATTTTGCTAGCGAATTAGCCATTAATGGTTTAACTGTTACTAGTGGGCTCGCTCTCGGTTTAGATGCCATTTGTCATCGTGGTGCACTAGAAGTATCCGGCAATACCATTGCTGTATTAGGTAGCGGTTTAGCGGAAATTACACCACGCGCCAATCTAAGATTGGCAAATGATATTTTAGCTCAAAATGGAGCGCTCATTTCAGAATTCAGCCCATTTGAAAAAGCAAGAGCAGTATACTTTCCTCGTCGAAATCGAATTATTAGTGGATTGAGCTTAGGGACATTTGTGCTTGAAGCTTCTGAGCAAAGTGGTTCACTTATTACCGCACGTTATGCTCTTGAGCAGAATCGTGATGTTTTTGCTTTACCTGGTGATATTGATAATCCAAATAGCCATGGTAGCCATTATTTAATCCAACAAGGCGCTTATCTGGTTACTAAACCAACCGATATTTTAGAACATTATAGTGGCTTTTTATCATCACTTAATCGACAGAATAATCATGAAAACAAAGAGGGTAATACCGTTTTATATCCAGAAATTTTTGCTGTTATTCATCATCAGCCTATTGCTGTTGATACAATCGCTACGCTAGTTGATTTACCCATTCCTGAGTTAACCATTAAATTATTAGATATGGAAATAGCTGGCTTAATTATCACCGTCACTGGAGGCTATATTCGTAACCGCACGATATAA
- the def gene encoding peptide deformylase: MAILPVLRFPDERLRTVAKPVSNFTPELQEIIDNMVETMYAEHGIGLAATQVDVHEQIIVIDVSEDKSQLYVIINPEVISQEGETGIEEGCLSIPDCRGFVPRSEKIKIKALDRNGNPYEIDADELLAICIQHEMDHLKGKLFVDYLSPLKRQRIEQKMRKLTREEQKNR, encoded by the coding sequence ATGGCTATTTTACCGGTATTACGTTTCCCAGACGAACGACTTCGCACAGTCGCTAAGCCTGTCTCTAATTTTACACCTGAGCTACAAGAAATTATCGATAATATGGTTGAAACCATGTACGCTGAACATGGCATTGGGCTTGCCGCAACGCAAGTTGATGTGCATGAGCAAATTATTGTCATTGACGTGTCAGAAGATAAAAGCCAACTTTATGTGATTATTAATCCAGAAGTGATTAGTCAAGAGGGTGAAACAGGCATTGAAGAAGGATGCTTATCGATACCTGACTGCCGTGGATTTGTGCCTAGATCGGAAAAAATCAAGATTAAAGCGTTAGATCGTAATGGTAATCCTTACGAAATCGATGCTGATGAATTGTTAGCCATCTGTATACAGCATGAAATGGATCATTTAAAAGGTAAACTGTTTGTTGATTATCTCTCGCCATTAAAGCGACAACGTATTGAACAAAAGATGAGAAAACTGACTCGTGAGGAGCAGAAAAATCGATAA
- the grpE gene encoding nucleotide exchange factor GrpE, with translation MTEQENNMSENETNIETPAEQSTEEQTPSQPSVEDQLKAKDARISELEQALQLAKKNESEAMIRARAEIDNVRKRVEQDVDKARKFALEKFSNELLPVIDNLERALESTDKYNPEHKATVEGLELTLKSFLDTVKKFGIEVINTADSQLNPDLHQAISMVESPEHQSGQIVNTIQKGYTLNGRLIRPAMVIVAK, from the coding sequence ATGACAGAACAAGAGAACAATATGTCAGAAAATGAAACAAACATTGAAACCCCAGCTGAGCAAAGTACTGAAGAGCAAACCCCATCACAACCAAGTGTTGAAGATCAGTTAAAGGCCAAAGATGCTCGCATTAGCGAACTTGAACAAGCACTGCAACTTGCTAAGAAAAACGAGAGTGAAGCAATGATTCGTGCTCGTGCTGAAATCGATAATGTACGCAAACGTGTTGAACAAGATGTTGATAAAGCACGTAAATTTGCTCTTGAAAAATTCTCAAATGAACTTTTACCGGTGATTGATAATCTTGAACGGGCATTAGAATCTACCGATAAATATAATCCTGAACATAAAGCAACGGTAGAAGGATTAGAGTTAACACTTAAATCATTTTTAGATACGGTCAAAAAATTTGGTATTGAAGTTATCAATACAGCTGATTCACAGCTAAATCCTGATCTGCATCAAGCAATTAGTATGGTTGAATCACCAGAACATCAATCAGGACAAATTGTTAATACTATTCAAAAAGGCTATACACTTAATGGCCGATTAATTCGACCAGCAATGGTAATTGTAGCTAAATAA
- the nadK gene encoding NAD(+) kinase: MGRPFKCIGLVGIPRKLEAIETHQVLYDWLVNLGIEVLVEDRLAQYIKLPSNVYASLDTIGEQADLAIVVGGDGNMLRSARHLSHYKIKVIGVNRGNLGFLTDISHDHVIEQLTPVIKGEYDEDSRFLLEVSIYSDGQLINSGFAVNEIVVTPNTVAHMIDYDVYINERNAFSQRADGLIIATPTGSTAYSLSAGGPILAPHLDALIITPMFPHSLAVRPLVIKSDDPIHLKFPTTALDLNIACDSQIILPVRPTQDVIIRRSNYEFNLIHTKDYDYFNNLSSKLGWSQKMF, encoded by the coding sequence ATGGGTAGACCATTTAAATGTATTGGTTTGGTTGGGATTCCACGTAAGTTAGAGGCGATAGAAACTCATCAGGTACTTTATGACTGGCTAGTTAACTTAGGTATTGAAGTTTTAGTAGAAGATCGATTAGCTCAATATATTAAATTACCTAGCAATGTCTATGCATCTCTCGATACTATTGGTGAACAAGCAGATTTAGCCATTGTGGTGGGGGGCGACGGCAATATGTTACGTTCCGCGCGTCACTTATCACACTATAAAATCAAAGTAATTGGGGTGAATCGAGGTAATTTGGGTTTTTTAACCGATATTTCTCACGACCATGTCATTGAACAATTAACACCGGTTATTAAAGGTGAATATGACGAAGATTCACGATTTTTACTAGAAGTATCTATCTATAGTGATGGTCAATTGATTAATTCTGGTTTTGCGGTAAACGAAATTGTGGTTACCCCCAATACTGTTGCGCATATGATTGATTATGATGTGTATATCAATGAGCGTAATGCTTTCTCACAACGTGCTGATGGTTTAATTATTGCCACGCCGACTGGTTCGACCGCTTATTCACTTTCTGCTGGCGGGCCAATACTGGCGCCACATTTAGATGCGTTAATTATTACGCCAATGTTTCCACACTCTTTGGCAGTTAGACCTTTAGTGATTAAGAGTGATGATCCTATTCATCTTAAATTTCCAACTACCGCTTTGGATCTTAATATAGCTTGTGATAGCCAAATTATTTTACCGGTTAGGCCAACCCAAGATGTGATAATCCGTCGCTCCAATTATGAATTTAATTTAATCCATACTAAAGACTATGATTATTTTAATAATTTATCGAGTAAGTTAGGATGGTCACAAAAAATGTTTTAA
- a CDS encoding phosphatidylglycerophosphatase A family protein, translated as MTKKQRNKDFRKYLKLTNPIHFLAVGLGSGLSPIMPGTMGSLMAIPLWLLFYGLTPTLYWVFILVTFIFGCFVCQKTSDDTHTHDSGHIVWDEFVGMWITLFFIPQISILWVTIAFVAFRIFDMAKPWPIRWFDKHVPGGFGIMVDDVIAAIFSSLSVYLLTFII; from the coding sequence ATGACTAAAAAACAGCGCAATAAAGATTTTAGAAAGTACCTTAAGCTAACTAATCCCATTCACTTTTTGGCTGTTGGCTTAGGTAGTGGTTTATCGCCAATCATGCCGGGTACTATGGGATCATTAATGGCGATCCCATTATGGCTGTTATTCTATGGTTTAACGCCAACGTTATATTGGGTGTTTATTTTAGTAACCTTTATTTTTGGTTGTTTTGTTTGCCAAAAAACTTCAGATGATACTCATACTCATGATTCAGGCCATATTGTCTGGGATGAATTTGTCGGTATGTGGATAACTTTATTTTTTATTCCACAGATTTCGATTTTATGGGTAACGATTGCTTTTGTTGCATTTAGAATCTTTGATATGGCCAAACCTTGGCCAATCCGTTGGTTTGATAAACACGTACCAGGGGGATTTGGCATTATGGTTGATGATGTGATCGCGGCAATCTTTTCATCATTATCGGTTTATCTTTTAACCTTTATCATTTAA
- the argF gene encoding ornithine carbamoyltransferase, whose translation MHGFYQRHFLRLLDFTPAEINQLINLAIELKKAKKQGTEKQHLVGKNIALIFEKDSTRTRCAFEVGAFDQGAQVTYLGPSGSQIGHKESIADTARVLGRMYDGIEYRGYGQEIVETLAKYSGVPVWNGLTTEAHPTQILADFMTMQEHIGERALSSVKFAYLGDARNNMGNSLMEGAALMGMEIRLVAPKACQPEAELVQKCQEIAKTTGAKIILTEDVADGVKDVDFLYTDVWVSMGEPKEVWDERVKLLTPYQVNQDVINLTGNPEVKFMHCLPAFHDMNTTVGKQMAAQYGLKNGLEVTDEVFESKHSIVFDEAENRLHTIKAVMVATLAKD comes from the coding sequence ATGCACGGTTTTTATCAACGTCATTTTTTACGTTTACTTGACTTTACTCCAGCAGAAATCAATCAATTGATTAATCTAGCTATTGAATTAAAAAAAGCCAAAAAACAAGGTACCGAAAAACAACATTTAGTCGGTAAAAATATTGCGCTTATTTTTGAAAAAGACTCAACTCGCACTCGCTGTGCATTTGAAGTTGGTGCATTTGATCAAGGTGCACAAGTTACCTATTTAGGGCCAAGTGGCAGCCAAATCGGACACAAAGAATCAATTGCGGACACGGCTCGAGTATTAGGCAGAATGTATGATGGCATTGAATACCGTGGCTATGGGCAAGAAATTGTTGAAACCTTAGCTAAATATTCTGGTGTCCCGGTTTGGAATGGTTTAACCACTGAAGCACATCCAACTCAAATTTTAGCTGATTTTATGACCATGCAAGAACATATTGGTGAGCGAGCATTAAGCAGTGTTAAATTTGCTTATTTAGGTGATGCCCGTAATAACATGGGTAACTCATTAATGGAAGGTGCTGCACTTATGGGCATGGAAATTCGTTTGGTGGCCCCTAAAGCTTGTCAGCCAGAAGCAGAATTGGTACAAAAATGCCAAGAAATAGCTAAAACGACTGGCGCAAAAATCATTTTAACGGAAGACGTTGCTGATGGTGTTAAAGATGTGGATTTTCTATATACCGATGTTTGGGTATCGATGGGCGAACCAAAAGAAGTTTGGGACGAAAGAGTCAAATTATTAACGCCATATCAAGTAAATCAGGATGTCATCAATTTAACTGGTAATCCAGAAGTCAAATTTATGCACTGTTTACCAGCATTTCATGATATGAATACCACTGTTGGTAAACAAATGGCAGCTCAGTATGGTTTAAAAAATGGTTTAGAAGTCACAGATGAAGTCTTTGAATCTAAACATAGCATCGTTTTTGATGAAGCTGAAAACCGCTTGCATACGATTAAAGCAGTAATGGTTGCAACGTTAGCTAAAGACTAA
- the carA gene encoding glutamine-hydrolyzing carbamoyl-phosphate synthase small subunit — protein sequence MQTYALLILQDGSQFIGKSIGAEGQTVGEVVFNTSMTGYQEILTDPSYCEQIVTLTYPHIGNVGTNSADAESTQVYAKGLIIRDLPLIVSNYRSEMDLSSYLKKHNVIAIADIDTRRLTRILREKGAQHGVIITANDKQTLLDKAENAKQQAVDYKGLSGLDLAQDVTCSKSYTWTSSIWTIQQEYPIPKAESELPYHVVAYDFGVKQNILRMLVARGCKLTVVSAKTPADEVLALNPDGIFLSNGPGDPAPCTYAIDAIKQFLTTDIPVFGICLGHQLLALACGAKTIKMKFGHHGGNHPVKDLENNRVMITAQNHGFAVDENTLPNHLRATHKSLFDGSLQGIHHNKKPAFSFQGHPEASPGPHDAAPLFDHFIELIKIYKQEQ from the coding sequence ATGCAAACTTATGCCCTCCTTATTTTACAAGATGGTTCACAATTTATTGGTAAATCAATTGGTGCTGAAGGCCAAACTGTTGGTGAAGTTGTATTTAATACTTCTATGACAGGGTATCAAGAAATTCTTACTGATCCTTCATATTGTGAACAAATAGTGACATTAACGTATCCGCATATTGGTAATGTTGGTACCAATAGTGCTGATGCCGAATCAACGCAAGTTTATGCAAAAGGATTGATTATTCGAGATTTACCATTAATCGTAAGTAATTATCGCAGCGAAATGGATCTTTCAAGTTATTTAAAAAAACATAATGTGATTGCGATTGCTGATATTGATACACGTCGTTTAACACGTATTTTACGTGAAAAAGGGGCACAACATGGCGTGATTATTACCGCAAATGATAAACAGACCTTACTTGATAAAGCAGAAAATGCCAAACAGCAGGCAGTAGATTATAAGGGTTTAAGTGGTTTAGATCTGGCTCAAGATGTGACGTGCAGTAAAAGTTATACATGGACCAGCAGTATATGGACAATTCAACAAGAGTATCCAATCCCAAAAGCAGAAAGTGAACTACCTTACCATGTTGTTGCTTATGACTTTGGTGTTAAACAAAATATTTTACGGATGTTAGTTGCGCGTGGATGTAAGTTAACTGTTGTTTCCGCTAAAACGCCAGCAGATGAAGTACTGGCCTTAAATCCGGATGGTATCTTTTTATCAAATGGCCCAGGAGATCCGGCGCCTTGTACTTATGCCATTGACGCGATTAAGCAGTTTCTGACTACCGATATTCCTGTTTTTGGTATCTGTTTGGGGCACCAATTGTTAGCGCTAGCCTGTGGTGCTAAAACGATTAAAATGAAATTTGGTCACCATGGTGGTAACCATCCAGTTAAAGATCTGGAAAATAATAGGGTAATGATTACTGCGCAAAATCATGGCTTTGCTGTCGATGAAAATACCTTACCTAATCATTTACGAGCTACACATAAATCGTTATTCGATGGTTCATTACAAGGTATTCATCACAATAAAAAACCAGCATTTAGTTTTCAGGGCCATCCAGAGGCAAGTCCGGGGCCTCATGATGCTGCGCCACTTTTCGATCACTTTATTGAATTAATTAAAATTTATAAGCAGGAGCAATAA